A genome region from Schlesneria paludicola DSM 18645 includes the following:
- a CDS encoding YciE/YciF ferroxidase family protein, with amino-acid sequence MHISNLNELFVNELRDILSAENQLVKALPKMAKGATSEELRTGFENHLEQTKTHVLRLHQIFEALGLTARAKTCEAMKGLVKEGSEILEMDCECDVKDAALIAAAQKVEHYEIATYGTLITWAQLMHNTEAASLLSQTLAEEKETDGQLTELAESSINAAAV; translated from the coding sequence ATGCACATTTCGAATCTCAATGAACTGTTCGTGAATGAACTGCGTGACATTCTTAGTGCCGAAAACCAACTGGTGAAAGCCCTTCCGAAAATGGCCAAAGGAGCGACATCAGAAGAACTCAGAACGGGCTTTGAAAACCACCTCGAACAAACAAAGACGCACGTCCTGCGCCTGCATCAGATCTTCGAAGCTCTTGGGCTAACGGCCCGAGCCAAGACCTGTGAGGCCATGAAAGGACTCGTGAAAGAAGGTTCGGAAATTCTCGAAATGGACTGCGAGTGCGACGTGAAAGACGCGGCACTGATCGCCGCGGCGCAGAAAGTCGAGCACTACGAGATCGCGACCTATGGAACACTCATCACCTGGGCGCAACTGATGCACAACACCGAAGCAGCATCTCTCTTATCCCAGACGTTGGCTGAAGAGAAGGAAACTGACGGTCAATTAACAGAACTCGCCGAATCGTCCATCAACGCCGCGGCGGTTTGA
- a CDS encoding ABC transporter ATP-binding protein: MPDEPPMFIEARETSMAFGALRQALAEITCEIRQGEFVSLLGPSGCGKSTFLRLVAGLMPATSGKLTVGGEAPEVARRSACRVSFVFQEPNLLPWRTVADNIRLPLELQGLSRQSYAGRIEESLRLIGLTADDARKRPRNLSGGMRMRVSLARALVIQPDLLLLDEPFAALDDVLRQQLNEELVRIWTQHRWTGMFVTHNVTEAVFLSQRVLVMSKRPGTIVAEVPVPFAYPREPALRAEPGFARLCGELSQRLREAAE, encoded by the coding sequence GTGCCTGACGAACCACCGATGTTCATCGAAGCTCGAGAGACATCGATGGCATTCGGTGCATTACGGCAGGCGCTCGCGGAGATCACCTGCGAAATCCGGCAGGGCGAGTTTGTCTCGCTGCTGGGCCCCTCTGGCTGTGGAAAGTCGACATTCCTGCGCCTCGTTGCGGGATTGATGCCTGCGACATCGGGGAAATTGACTGTCGGCGGCGAGGCACCCGAAGTGGCGCGGCGTAGTGCGTGTCGCGTGTCGTTCGTGTTCCAAGAGCCGAATTTGTTGCCTTGGCGAACCGTCGCGGACAATATTCGGTTGCCCCTCGAACTTCAGGGGCTGTCGCGACAATCGTACGCAGGGCGGATCGAGGAATCGCTACGTTTGATCGGACTGACAGCCGATGATGCGCGGAAACGACCTCGAAACCTGTCGGGCGGGATGCGGATGCGTGTCTCGCTGGCGCGAGCGCTCGTCATTCAGCCCGACCTGTTGTTGCTCGATGAACCGTTTGCCGCGCTGGATGACGTTTTGCGACAGCAATTGAATGAAGAGTTAGTTCGAATCTGGACGCAGCATCGTTGGACCGGGATGTTTGTGACGCACAACGTCACCGAGGCGGTGTTTCTTTCACAACGCGTGCTCGTCATGAGCAAGCGTCCGGGGACAATTGTCGCTGAAGTCCCCGTGCCGTTTGCGTATCCCCGGGAACCAGCGCTGCGGGCCGAACCAGGGTTCGCCCGGCTGTGTGGTGAGCTGAGTCAACGACTTCGTGAGGCTGCGGAATGA
- a CDS encoding BlaI/MecI/CopY family transcriptional regulator yields the protein MARKRPEITDAELAVMKLLWQHGRMTVRGLTDTLYPAGKVAHYGTVQKLLERLQMKKYVKRDRKPWPFEFEPKLTREEWIGHRLQATADKFCKGSLAPLLSPLVKANLNRDQLNTLRHLLDAAQNVVQHN from the coding sequence ATGGCACGCAAGCGTCCCGAGATCACTGACGCCGAACTCGCCGTCATGAAATTACTGTGGCAACACGGCCGGATGACTGTTCGAGGTCTCACGGACACCCTTTACCCCGCGGGCAAGGTGGCCCACTATGGCACAGTCCAAAAGCTGCTGGAGCGGCTTCAAATGAAAAAGTATGTCAAACGAGATCGAAAACCGTGGCCCTTCGAATTTGAACCAAAACTGACTCGAGAAGAATGGATCGGCCACCGACTACAGGCCACCGCAGACAAATTCTGCAAAGGTTCACTCGCCCCCCTTTTGTCACCTCTTGTCAAAGCAAACCTCAACCGAGACCAGTTGAATACATTGCGCCATCTCCTTGACGCGGCACAAAACGTAGTTCAGCACAACTAA
- a CDS encoding ABC transporter permease has protein sequence MTTCSRWMRQLAQAVVPPLVVFGVVIAIWQACMVGFAIKPYLLPAPLSVAKAFLNDAPLLARAVMYTGSAAAIGFAGSLIVGTLIAFAFSQSPTLRACGYPYFIFLQTVPIVAIAPLIVRWCGYGFQSVVFVSFILGLFPILSNGTQGLLDIDPDLLDLFRLNNASRWQVLMKLRFPSAVPGILAGARTASGLSVVGSIVGEFFVGYGSKQFGLGYLIYSTNGQSQLDRLFAAVLTSTLFGIAIFGFVNLVSVTILRGWYDGPVEHRS, from the coding sequence ATGACGACGTGCTCGAGATGGATGCGGCAACTGGCTCAGGCGGTTGTGCCGCCGCTAGTGGTCTTCGGAGTCGTCATCGCAATCTGGCAGGCCTGCATGGTCGGCTTTGCGATCAAGCCCTATTTGTTGCCGGCTCCATTGTCGGTAGCAAAGGCATTTCTCAATGACGCGCCACTGTTGGCGCGGGCCGTCATGTACACAGGCTCGGCCGCGGCGATCGGTTTCGCGGGGAGTCTGATCGTCGGAACGTTGATTGCGTTCGCCTTTTCGCAGTCGCCGACGCTGCGGGCCTGCGGCTATCCATACTTCATCTTCTTGCAGACCGTTCCGATTGTTGCCATTGCTCCCTTGATTGTTCGGTGGTGCGGCTATGGTTTTCAGAGCGTCGTGTTTGTGTCGTTTATTCTGGGCTTGTTTCCCATTCTGTCGAATGGCACCCAGGGTTTGTTGGATATCGATCCGGACCTGCTCGATCTGTTCCGATTGAACAACGCCTCACGCTGGCAGGTCTTAATGAAGTTGCGATTCCCGAGTGCCGTGCCGGGGATCCTTGCGGGAGCTCGCACCGCCAGCGGTCTGTCAGTCGTTGGATCGATCGTGGGCGAGTTCTTCGTGGGCTATGGATCAAAACAGTTTGGTCTCGGCTATTTGATCTATTCCACGAACGGGCAGTCGCAGCTCGATCGGCTGTTTGCCGCCGTGTTGACATCGACCTTGTTTGGGATTGCGATCTTTGGTTTCGTCAATCTGGTGAGTGTGACCATTCTTCGCGGCTGGTACGACGGCCCGGTCGAACACCGAAGTTAG
- a CDS encoding type III pantothenate kinase, with protein sequence MLRPLLAIDAGNSRLKFGFFLPARCSFFRRIGEDIVRIVDTKRDWPNCQRFLAIPAGDEIPWKTLASWQPEGTVIAGSNPQAIERVLSEWPQSALPTPLIVRDRAAIPVEVDVDFPEKVGIDRLLNAVAANVLRPASRATIVIDSGTATTLNFISRDGVFRGGAILPGLEMSAKALHHYTAVLPQLPVQDLGGEPPVTPGRNTREAIRNGLFWGQVGAIRELVYQTCRHEHLSRPDFETPIDRADAPWMILTGGGGPVLSPQFPGLLFVPSLGMHGLVITAWKKGG encoded by the coding sequence ATGCTCCGTCCCCTGCTGGCCATTGACGCCGGAAACAGCCGCCTGAAGTTTGGCTTCTTCTTGCCGGCGCGCTGTTCGTTCTTTCGCCGCATCGGCGAAGACATCGTCCGGATTGTCGACACCAAACGCGACTGGCCGAATTGTCAGCGTTTTCTGGCCATTCCCGCTGGTGATGAAATTCCTTGGAAGACACTCGCGAGTTGGCAGCCAGAAGGAACCGTTATCGCTGGCTCAAATCCGCAAGCCATCGAACGCGTCCTGAGCGAATGGCCACAATCCGCGTTGCCAACACCGCTGATTGTCCGAGATCGCGCGGCCATCCCCGTCGAGGTCGATGTTGATTTTCCTGAGAAAGTCGGTATCGATCGTCTGCTGAATGCGGTCGCCGCGAACGTTCTTCGTCCCGCCTCACGGGCGACGATTGTGATCGATTCAGGCACGGCGACGACGCTGAATTTCATCAGCCGCGATGGCGTGTTTCGCGGTGGCGCGATTCTGCCGGGGTTGGAAATGTCGGCGAAAGCCTTACATCATTATACGGCAGTTCTGCCCCAGTTGCCGGTCCAAGATCTCGGCGGCGAACCGCCTGTGACCCCGGGACGCAATACCCGCGAAGCCATTCGAAACGGGCTTTTCTGGGGACAAGTCGGTGCGATTCGAGAACTGGTCTATCAAACGTGCCGGCATGAACACCTTTCGAGACCAGACTTCGAGACACCCATCGATCGTGCCGACGCTCCGTGGATGATTCTCACGGGCGGTGGCGGTCCCGTTCTGTCGCCTCAGTTCCCAGGTCTGCTCTTTGTCCCTTCACTGGGTATGCACGGGTTGGTGATTACCGCGTGGAAAAAGGGCGGTTGA
- the queC gene encoding 7-cyano-7-deazaguanine synthase QueC has protein sequence MNAEAKKAVVLVSGGLDSATILAIAKKEGFRLFALSFDYGQRHRFELEAARRVCAAAEVERHVTIPIDMRPFGGSALTDDIAVPKDRSETEMTDGIPITYVPARNTIFLSIALGWAEVLSATDLFIGVNAVDYSGYPDCRPEFIAAFESLANLATKSGVEKTADWKVHAPLMDLSKADIVRYGTELGVDYGLTHSCYDPDRQGRGCGHCDSCQLRLKGFADAGLTDPAPYAPAADQ, from the coding sequence ATGAATGCAGAAGCGAAAAAGGCCGTGGTCCTCGTCAGTGGCGGCTTGGATTCGGCAACAATCCTGGCAATCGCAAAAAAGGAAGGTTTTCGCCTGTTCGCCTTGAGCTTCGATTACGGGCAGCGCCATCGCTTCGAACTCGAGGCTGCCCGCCGCGTCTGTGCCGCCGCGGAGGTCGAACGCCACGTGACCATTCCAATCGATATGCGCCCGTTTGGTGGTTCTGCACTGACTGACGACATCGCCGTTCCCAAGGATCGCAGCGAAACCGAAATGACCGATGGCATCCCAATCACGTATGTCCCGGCTCGAAACACGATCTTCTTATCAATCGCACTGGGGTGGGCAGAAGTCCTTAGTGCAACCGACCTGTTTATTGGCGTAAACGCTGTCGACTACAGTGGATACCCTGATTGTCGCCCCGAATTCATTGCGGCATTCGAATCGCTTGCGAATCTCGCAACAAAATCAGGTGTCGAGAAAACCGCAGATTGGAAAGTTCATGCGCCCTTAATGGACCTTTCCAAGGCGGATATCGTGCGTTATGGAACCGAACTGGGTGTCGACTATGGACTCACTCATAGTTGCTACGACCCGGATCGGCAAGGAAGGGGATGCGGACACTGCGATTCCTGCCAGCTCCGCCTAAAGGGTTTTGCCGACGCAGGCTTGACGGATCCGGCCCCCTATGCACCGGCCGCGGATCAGTAG
- a CDS encoding sialate O-acetylesterase yields MNAGFATSSLTSVRAWLGAVLVTLFASQSVYANVKLPNVFGDHMVLQQGQKNKVWGTADAGEAVTVSVDKQTHSATAAADGTWNVMLEPLAVGGPYELTVKGKNEVKFTDILVGEVWVCSGQSNMQWSVKQSNDPDLEKLAAKYPKIRMINFPQVGTQSPIWSHDDRRWKVCTPETVDDFSAVGYFFARQLYETLGVPIGMINNAWGGSACEAWINRDTLNADPKFKPMMDRWVQMETKFAELTAKGDQLTDEEKKALTGLTNQMGGNHRPANIYNGVLKSHLGYGIKGAIWYQGESNAGRAYQYRDLFPLMIKSWRDEWKQGDFPFYWVQLADFYPEKPQPDESSWAELREAQTMTMTRLPNTGEAVIIDIGEGRDIHPKNKVDVGRRLARWALAKDYGVKIAYHSPQYKSMAKKDNKIVLTFDHIEGGWRPFDVLEPRGFSIATEDGKFVWAKAAIQKDNTIEVWSDEVTSPAAVRYGWADNPIVNMFGANGLPLTPFRTDSRPGATINAN; encoded by the coding sequence ATGAATGCTGGATTTGCAACGAGTTCATTAACGTCGGTGCGAGCGTGGCTGGGTGCCGTACTCGTGACGCTGTTCGCGAGTCAGTCAGTTTATGCGAATGTGAAGCTGCCGAATGTTTTCGGCGACCACATGGTTCTGCAACAGGGCCAGAAAAACAAAGTCTGGGGCACGGCGGATGCGGGAGAGGCGGTAACCGTCTCGGTCGACAAGCAAACGCACAGCGCCACCGCGGCAGCCGACGGCACTTGGAACGTCATGTTGGAACCGCTGGCCGTCGGGGGTCCGTACGAACTGACCGTAAAGGGCAAGAACGAAGTGAAATTCACCGACATCCTGGTCGGTGAAGTCTGGGTCTGTTCCGGCCAGTCGAATATGCAGTGGTCGGTCAAACAATCGAATGATCCCGATCTGGAAAAGTTGGCAGCGAAGTATCCCAAGATTCGCATGATTAACTTCCCGCAGGTTGGAACTCAATCACCGATCTGGAGTCACGACGATCGCCGCTGGAAAGTCTGTACCCCTGAAACCGTCGATGATTTCTCGGCTGTGGGATACTTCTTCGCGCGACAGCTCTACGAAACCCTGGGTGTGCCGATTGGCATGATTAATAACGCTTGGGGTGGTTCCGCGTGCGAAGCTTGGATCAACCGCGACACGCTGAATGCCGATCCCAAATTCAAACCGATGATGGATCGCTGGGTTCAGATGGAAACGAAATTCGCAGAGCTGACAGCGAAGGGCGACCAGCTGACTGACGAAGAAAAGAAAGCCTTGACAGGCTTGACGAATCAGATGGGTGGCAACCATCGTCCTGCAAACATCTACAATGGGGTGCTCAAGTCCCATCTCGGCTATGGAATTAAAGGAGCCATCTGGTACCAAGGTGAATCAAATGCCGGGCGTGCTTATCAGTACCGCGATTTGTTCCCATTGATGATCAAGAGCTGGCGTGACGAATGGAAACAGGGCGACTTCCCGTTCTATTGGGTTCAACTCGCCGATTTCTATCCTGAAAAACCACAGCCAGACGAAAGTTCATGGGCTGAATTGCGCGAAGCTCAGACAATGACCATGACACGACTCCCCAACACTGGTGAAGCGGTCATCATCGACATTGGTGAAGGACGAGACATCCATCCCAAAAATAAGGTCGACGTGGGACGACGCCTGGCTCGCTGGGCGCTCGCCAAAGACTACGGAGTCAAAATCGCTTACCACAGCCCGCAGTACAAATCGATGGCAAAGAAAGACAACAAAATCGTCCTGACCTTTGACCATATTGAAGGTGGCTGGCGACCGTTTGACGTTCTAGAGCCGCGAGGATTCTCCATCGCCACGGAAGATGGGAAGTTCGTCTGGGCCAAGGCTGCAATCCAAAAAGACAACACGATCGAAGTCTGGAGCGACGAAGTCACCAGCCCGGCAGCAGTCCGCTACGGCTGGGCCGACAACCCCATCGTCAACATGTTTGGAGCCAATGGTTTGCCGTTGACCCCGTTCCGAACGGACAGCCGTCCGGGCGCAACCATCAACGCCAACTGA
- the mtaB gene encoding tRNA (N(6)-L-threonylcarbamoyladenosine(37)-C(2))-methylthiotransferase MtaB — protein sequence MATIAAAVTDIAVMIHDGGKSQMEDHDQSMAREKLCRLVTLGCKVNQYETQLVLEALERNGFREAQDDETADLCVVNTCTVTSNADSRSRQVIRQLAKHNPGTRTLVMGCYATRDPAAIQRLPSVFEVVTDKRELPDILARQGIVDMPTGISRFEGRRRAYVKVQDGCILRCTYCIIPQVRPGLRSRSAEDIEAEVRRLIHNGYKEIIITGVHVGHYGVDTSRGRSGQARFRLPDLLRQLDRIPGDWRMRLSSIEAAEVDDAFIAAAADCQHLCPQFHPALQSGSNSVLQRMRRRYSVESFLDKLARMRELLEIPAFATDVIVGFPGETEAEFEETLETCRRAEFMKMHIFPFSPRTGTPAATYPDQVHGTVRQERITRLEQLERELAEQYYRKFVGQRLEVMVESLSTRPGMVCGTDRRYIPVELPGSAADIGTICWARGTRTDREFLDAARESADNSAIEARIHGSPATCLL from the coding sequence GTGGCCACCATCGCGGCCGCGGTGACGGACATCGCCGTGATGATTCACGACGGCGGTAAAAGCCAGATGGAAGATCACGATCAATCGATGGCCCGGGAAAAGCTGTGCCGGCTCGTGACGCTCGGCTGCAAAGTCAACCAGTATGAGACACAACTCGTTCTGGAGGCACTCGAGCGAAATGGCTTTCGTGAAGCCCAGGATGATGAAACGGCCGATCTGTGCGTGGTTAACACCTGCACAGTGACCTCAAACGCGGATTCGCGCTCAAGGCAAGTCATACGCCAACTGGCGAAGCACAACCCTGGAACGCGAACCCTCGTCATGGGTTGTTATGCAACGCGCGATCCCGCGGCAATTCAGCGATTGCCGTCCGTCTTCGAAGTCGTGACCGACAAACGCGAACTTCCCGATATTCTGGCTCGCCAAGGCATCGTCGACATGCCCACAGGCATCAGTCGATTTGAGGGTCGGCGGCGGGCTTACGTCAAAGTGCAGGACGGCTGCATCCTGCGCTGCACGTATTGCATCATCCCTCAAGTTCGCCCCGGCCTGCGCAGCAGATCCGCTGAGGATATCGAAGCCGAAGTCCGGCGGCTGATCCACAATGGATACAAAGAAATCATTATCACGGGTGTCCATGTCGGCCATTACGGCGTCGATACATCCCGAGGCCGCTCGGGACAAGCACGCTTTCGACTTCCGGACCTCTTACGTCAACTCGATCGAATTCCCGGCGACTGGCGAATGCGGCTGTCCAGTATTGAAGCCGCAGAGGTCGATGACGCCTTTATTGCCGCCGCGGCAGACTGCCAGCATTTATGCCCTCAGTTTCATCCGGCGTTGCAAAGCGGCTCGAATTCGGTTTTACAGCGGATGCGGCGCCGCTATTCGGTCGAGAGTTTTCTCGACAAGCTGGCGCGCATGCGCGAGCTTCTTGAAATCCCCGCTTTTGCCACCGATGTCATTGTCGGATTTCCGGGCGAGACCGAGGCCGAGTTTGAAGAAACTCTTGAAACCTGTCGACGTGCCGAATTCATGAAGATGCACATCTTCCCGTTCAGCCCCCGTACGGGAACTCCCGCCGCGACATACCCCGACCAAGTCCACGGAACAGTCCGTCAGGAACGCATCACGCGGCTAGAGCAGCTGGAACGGGAATTGGCGGAACAATACTACCGGAAGTTTGTGGGCCAGCGATTGGAAGTCATGGTCGAAAGTTTGTCGACTCGACCTGGCATGGTCTGTGGAACAGATCGCCGCTATATCCCTGTTGAATTGCCTGGCTCAGCCGCCGACATTGGTACAATCTGCTGGGCGCGCGGCACACGAACCGATCGAGAATTCCTGGACGCCGCCCGCGAGAGTGCCGACAACAGCGCAATCGAAGCCCGCATTCACGGGTCACCTGCAACATGCCTGCTCTGA
- a CDS encoding LptF/LptG family permease: protein MTQFSEFTYTTGAFYDISARIESYDMRQLERYVMMEVLRVFGAMITISTLLFVFVGAFSEAQKLDLGIWQVLQIIPYAIPNLMPYTIPATLLLTVCVVYGRMAGDSEIIAARAAGVHIFHLIWPSLFVAATLSIGTLVLTDQVIPWAFSNIERVVALAMEDIFLDKLRAQNHISAKGFGVTINVTGVRGRNLINPTIRVVRGGKASTVQADEAHIEFDLRNQLIWLSLRKIRGKFAKNIQLKSEYERISYALPKHGGNSGSRVKRTRELLVALDGQHERQRIAKQKQAVESAFALARGDFEAFSSTSFNAHEQTAKSAVHEIRGLRTEYYNRFAMSVNCFFVVLLGTPFSILMAKKQFLTTFLFCFLPILTVYYPIAMMTQNLSKSGQLDPSWSAWMANGALLVAAIYYMHRVVKN, encoded by the coding sequence TTGACCCAATTCAGCGAGTTCACGTATACGACCGGGGCTTTTTACGATATTTCCGCGCGGATTGAATCTTACGATATGCGGCAACTCGAACGCTATGTGATGATGGAAGTGCTCCGCGTGTTCGGGGCCATGATTACCATTTCCACATTGTTGTTCGTGTTTGTGGGGGCGTTCAGCGAAGCGCAGAAGCTGGACTTGGGAATCTGGCAGGTTCTGCAGATCATTCCCTATGCCATCCCGAACCTGATGCCATACACGATCCCCGCCACGTTGTTGCTGACGGTCTGCGTGGTTTACGGGCGCATGGCGGGTGACAGCGAAATCATTGCCGCACGCGCGGCGGGGGTGCATATCTTCCACCTGATTTGGCCGTCACTCTTCGTTGCTGCGACGCTCAGCATTGGAACGCTAGTTCTGACGGACCAGGTCATACCATGGGCGTTCAGCAACATCGAGCGCGTGGTAGCCCTAGCGATGGAAGACATCTTCCTCGATAAGCTCCGAGCTCAGAATCACATCAGTGCGAAGGGCTTTGGCGTTACGATCAACGTGACAGGGGTTCGCGGGCGGAATCTGATCAATCCCACAATCCGTGTGGTACGCGGAGGAAAGGCAAGCACGGTTCAGGCGGACGAGGCCCACATTGAGTTTGATCTCAGGAATCAGTTGATTTGGCTGTCACTCCGCAAAATTCGAGGCAAGTTCGCGAAGAATATTCAGCTTAAATCGGAGTATGAACGCATTTCGTACGCATTGCCAAAACACGGAGGCAATTCGGGAAGTCGCGTCAAACGCACACGAGAACTGCTCGTCGCACTCGACGGCCAACACGAACGGCAGCGAATTGCCAAGCAGAAGCAAGCTGTCGAATCAGCCTTTGCACTGGCAAGAGGTGACTTTGAGGCCTTTAGCAGCACGAGCTTCAATGCCCATGAGCAGACCGCCAAATCCGCCGTGCATGAAATTCGAGGCTTGCGAACGGAGTACTACAATCGGTTCGCCATGTCTGTGAACTGTTTTTTCGTCGTATTATTGGGGACGCCATTCTCGATCTTGATGGCGAAGAAGCAGTTTCTGACGACATTTCTCTTTTGCTTCTTACCAATCCTGACGGTCTATTACCCGATTGCGATGATGACGCAGAATCTCTCAAAATCGGGCCAGCTTGATCCCAGTTGGTCGGCCTGGATGGCGAACGGCGCGTTGTTGGTCGCGGCGATCTATTACATGCATCGCGTCGTCAAAAACTAG
- a CDS encoding cobalamin-binding protein has protein sequence MRIVSLLPSATEIICQLGLEKSLVGVTHECDYPPHVRDLPKVTQTLIPTDASSLEIDQLVRERLKNNRALYSLNLPVLEQLRPDLIITQALCDVCAVAEAEVTAAACNLPGHPRVLNLEPMSVHEVLSTLIQVGTVAGIPERATEIVDQLRSRIDAVAARSQTVSHRPKVVILEWIDPPFSCGHWSPEIVRLAGGDEQLGRPGIPSQTLDWLQVIQANPDVIVIACCGFNVARTLVDVDILRTFSGWNDIPAVKANQVYVIDGNAYFSRPGPRLIESLELLAHALHPDIHPAPIGIPPALRLIS, from the coding sequence GTGCGAATTGTTTCACTCCTCCCCAGCGCAACCGAAATCATCTGCCAGCTCGGCCTCGAAAAATCCCTGGTCGGAGTCACGCACGAATGCGACTATCCGCCACATGTACGAGACCTGCCGAAGGTCACTCAAACACTCATTCCAACTGACGCATCCAGCCTTGAGATCGATCAACTCGTCCGTGAACGTTTAAAGAACAATCGGGCGCTCTACTCATTGAATCTCCCGGTACTCGAGCAACTTCGTCCCGACCTGATCATCACGCAGGCCCTGTGCGACGTCTGTGCTGTCGCCGAAGCTGAAGTGACTGCCGCCGCCTGCAATCTTCCGGGGCATCCGCGCGTGTTGAATCTGGAGCCGATGAGCGTCCACGAGGTCCTTTCGACACTGATTCAAGTCGGCACGGTTGCTGGAATTCCCGAACGAGCCACCGAAATTGTCGATCAACTTCGGTCTCGAATCGACGCTGTCGCAGCACGATCCCAAACCGTTTCCCACCGACCGAAAGTTGTTATTCTCGAGTGGATCGATCCTCCCTTCTCGTGTGGCCATTGGTCGCCGGAAATCGTGCGTCTGGCAGGCGGCGACGAGCAGCTGGGGCGGCCCGGGATCCCGTCGCAGACACTCGATTGGCTCCAAGTGATCCAGGCCAATCCAGACGTCATCGTCATTGCCTGTTGCGGCTTTAACGTCGCGAGAACGCTGGTTGATGTCGACATTCTCCGGACATTTTCCGGTTGGAATGACATTCCCGCCGTCAAAGCAAATCAGGTCTACGTGATCGATGGAAATGCCTATTTCAGCAGACCGGGGCCGCGATTGATTGAATCGCTCGAACTGCTGGCACATGCGCTGCACCCCGATATTCATCCCGCCCCAATCGGAATCCCTCCGGCACTGCGGCTGATTTCTTAG
- a CDS encoding GTPase yields MSSQPTAARLTPAGRGAVATIRFQDNSRWNATSCSPIDRFFQAANGMPLQNQPIGKIAFGQWGLSDTEELVVCRVATEITEIHCHGGDAAVERILQDLKTVGCAIVDWRDQLAEHTDLLEAEGLEALSRTSTWRTTQIVLEQTNGLLRNAYTKLLQLEASDREGRNRHLDALLDWSSLGLHLTTPWNVVLTGRPNVGKSSLINALLGYQRAIVYDEPGTTRDIVTGETAFDGWPVTLADTAGMRNAIGEIEAAGIEMARQHLAQADLQIVLIDLSQKPTSDDIRILTTWPTALIVAHKADLPSRWGDQLPKNSLPVSSVTGQGLAEFQHELVQRLVPNTPPCGTPIPITARQVDHLRDARARNSVDDQLNSIKRLFGDTSKACARPE; encoded by the coding sequence ATGTCCTCACAACCGACGGCAGCTCGCCTGACACCTGCCGGCCGCGGTGCCGTCGCGACAATTCGCTTTCAAGACAACTCACGGTGGAATGCGACGAGCTGTTCGCCAATTGATCGCTTCTTTCAAGCGGCGAATGGGATGCCCCTGCAGAACCAGCCGATTGGTAAGATTGCGTTCGGCCAATGGGGCCTGAGCGATACCGAAGAGCTTGTCGTCTGCCGTGTTGCGACGGAAATTACCGAAATTCACTGCCACGGTGGCGATGCCGCTGTCGAACGAATCCTTCAGGACTTGAAGACGGTCGGATGCGCCATCGTCGACTGGCGCGACCAACTCGCCGAACATACGGATTTACTGGAAGCCGAGGGGCTTGAGGCGCTCAGTCGAACTTCTACCTGGCGCACAACCCAAATCGTCCTTGAACAAACGAACGGCCTGTTACGAAACGCCTACACGAAATTATTGCAGCTGGAGGCCAGCGATCGTGAAGGACGGAATCGTCATTTGGATGCTCTGCTTGACTGGTCTTCATTGGGATTGCACCTCACCACCCCGTGGAACGTGGTCCTGACAGGACGTCCCAATGTGGGAAAATCGAGCCTGATCAACGCCCTACTGGGCTACCAGCGCGCCATCGTCTATGACGAACCAGGTACGACGCGAGACATTGTGACTGGTGAGACTGCTTTCGATGGTTGGCCCGTCACGCTGGCGGATACCGCCGGGATGCGGAACGCGATTGGAGAAATTGAAGCGGCGGGAATCGAAATGGCGAGACAGCATCTGGCCCAGGCCGACCTCCAAATCGTCCTGATCGATCTCAGTCAAAAGCCCACATCAGACGATATTCGAATCCTGACGACATGGCCCACTGCGTTGATCGTCGCCCATAAGGCAGACTTGCCCAGTCGCTGGGGCGATCAACTGCCAAAGAACTCCCTTCCAGTTTCCTCCGTCACGGGGCAGGGGCTGGCAGAGTTCCAGCACGAACTCGTCCAGCGACTCGTTCCCAACACTCCCCCGTGCGGTACACCCATTCCAATCACCGCTCGCCAAGTCGATCATTTGCGTGATGCGAGAGCTCGCAATTCGGTCGACGACCAATTGAATTCGATCAAGCGTCTATTTGGAGACACATCGAAAGCATGTGCGAGACCGGAATGA